TGACACCAGGTTGGACGCAGGAGGCAGCCTCGATCGCGGTGAACCGCGGGGTACGCGGCCTTCTCCTCGCACCATCCGCGCCGGTCGAACTCGGAGACGCCGCGCACCGCGCCCTCGCCGGGTCGAGAGGCCGCGCGTCAGAGGTTCTGCGCGTCGGCGCGCTGACGCTCGACGTCGGACAGCATCTGCTCGCATGGCAGGACGAGCCGATCGATGCTCGCCCCCAGCACCTTTCCACCCTCCGGAGGCTCATGCTCGCGCACCCGGGTCCGGTGCCGCTATCGGATCTTCGCAGCCGGCCTGGCTTGCGCGATGCGGGTGTGACGACCGTGCGCTCCACGATCAGTCAGCTGCGCCGGATGCTGCACACGGCGACCGCATCGAGGATCTCGATCGACGTGACTCCGCGGGTCGGCTACCGCGTGCGGGTCAACGGCTGAGACCGAGCTCGTCGATCAGCTGTTCGACGCGATGGCGAATCTCGTCGCGCACGCGCTGCTGCTCGTGCCGCGGCAGTCCGACCGGGTCATCGAGCTGCCAGTCGAGGTAGCGCCGGCCGGGGAAGACCGGGCACGCGTCGCCGCACCCCATGGTGATGACGACGTCAGCGGCCTTCACGACCTCGTCGGTGAGCGGCTTCGGGAACTCCGCCGCGATCGGGATGCCGACCTCATCGAGGACGTCCACGATCTCCGGATGCACGCGTGCGGCCGGCGCGGACCCCGCCGTGCGCACGTTGACGCGCCGGCCCACGAGGTGCCGCAGCACGGCAGCGGCGATCTGCGAGCGGCCAGCGTTCTGCACGCACACGAACAGCACCTCCGGCGCGCTGGTGAACGTGCGCCCCTCGGCGGTCGCCAGCGCGCCCAGGCGCTCGGCGGCGAAGCGTGCCGTGAGTGAGGGCACGTGCATCTCGATGCGTGAGCGGTTCAGCAGCAGCGTGTAGCTCTCGGCCACGTAGCGCTGCACCGTCTCGGCGGCGAAGACGCTGCTGAAGCGGTAGGCCAGGTCCGCTGCGACCTTCGCGATGGCTGGGGGGACGTCGCCGGCGGGAGGAGCTGCGGCTGAGCTCGCCGTGGCATCGTCGGCGACGAGCAATCGGCCGAAGCGCATGAGGGCGTCGGCGGAGGCGGTCGGCCGACCGTTGTGGAACTCGATGAGGCCGACGGTCCGGAGCGCGGCGATCCCCGATCGCATCCCGGCGTCGTCGAGCCCGAGCTCGGGGCCATCGATTGCAGCGGCCGTCGCGACGGCGCTGAGCAGTCGTAGCAGCACCGGGTCGGAGAGCGTGCGCAGCTGCGCCACGCGAGTCGTCGCCGATGCGGCGTCGAGCGTCGGGCCGACGATCGATCGATCGGGACGCGTCATCGCAGGAGGTCGTTCACGTCGTCGCGGCGATCGGGCGCGAGCGACAGCCACACCTGGCGGCCGCGCTGCTCGCGTACGAGCACGCCCTCGCCGACCAGGATGCGGACGTGGTGGGTGACCGTCGGCTGGGTCAGTTCCAGCGATTCTGCGAGTGCGCCGACGGTCACCTCCCCGATGGGCGACTGTGCGATCACGCTGAGCACCTGGAGGCGGGTCGGATCGGCGAGGGCGCGCAGGGTGTGCGCGATGCGCTCAGCCCCCGAGCGATCAAGGGGCGCGCGGTGGTCGCGCGGACGCTCGATCGCCGGCTCACCCATGCAGCGGAGTCTATCTGTCGGGCTGCAGCCCGGCCGCTCATGCGCAGCAGCCCGACCCGCCGACATCGGTCGAGCACACGCCGGTCGCCGGCAGGCCGAGCTCCCGCGCCGCGACGGCAGCGCTGTCGCCAGCCATCCACGCCGCTACGGAGCGCACCTGCTCGTGACCGGTGGCCAACAGGAAGGTCGGCGCTCGACCGTAGCTCTTCATGCCCAGGATGAAGAATCCCTCCTCCGGCTGCCGGAGCTCGCCGAAGCCGTGCGCCTCGACAGTGCCGCAGGTGTGCTCGTTCGGATCGATGAGGGGTGCGAGCAGACGCGGTGCCTCGACGATGTCGTCGAGGTCGAGGCGGATCTCGCGCAGCATCGCGAGATCCGGGCGGTAGCCGGTCGCGTTCACGACCCGGTCCACCTCGATGCGCATCGGCTCGCCGCCGCGGCGGCCGATGAGCTCGACTCCCTCGGCAGTCCGCTCGAGGCGCGCGATCTCGAACCGGTCGAGCCGTTCGATCCGGCCCTGGCGGACGAGCTCCTCCACACGTCCGTCGAGCGCGGCGCGTGCGATCAGCTCGTCGTCTTCGGACGTCGTCACGCGCACGGCGCTCGCGTTCCGGATGCACCAGAGCACGCGCGTAGAAGGCTCCTCTTCGGCGAGCTGCGCGAGGGCCAGCAGCGTGTTGGCTGCCGAGTGGCCCGCGCCGACCACCGCCACCGTGCGGCCCGCGAAGCGTTCGCGGTCAGAGCCGAGCACATCCGGCATCGCGCGCTCGATGCGGTCGGCCGCAGCCTCGGCGCCGATGGGCTCGAGGCCGTCGGAGGAGAGGCTGTTCGGCGAGCGGTACGTGCCCGAGGCATCGATGACGAAGCGTGCGCGCTCTTCGACGATGTCGCCCTCAGGCGTTCGGAAGCGGATCGTGAAGGGTGCACCCGAGCGCCCCTGCGTCCGCGTGCGGTCCATCCCTGCGCGAGCGATGCCGACGACCTCGGCGCCGAGCACGAGGCCGTCGGCGATCGACGGCGTCGAAGCCAGCGGGATCAGGTACTGGTCGATCAGCTCGTGGCCGGTGGGCAGCACGGACGGATCGGGGACCTGCCAGCCGCTGGGCTCGAGCAGGCGCCGCGCGCTGTCGTCGACGAGGTAGCGCCACGGTGAGAAGAGTCGCACGTGGCCCCACTGCCGCATGCTGTCCGCGACCGTCTCGCCGGCCTCATAGATGCGCACCGCGATGCCGCGCTCGATCAGGTGCGCTGCTGCCGCGAGACCTATCGGGCCTGCGCCGATGATCGCCACCGGCAGGCTTTCGGTTCGGTGCTGCACCGGCGGGGGAGTGAGTGTGATGAGCGTCATGGCGCCTCCTTCATCGACATCGATCGATCCAGTGTCATCGATGGATCGACATATGTCAATGCAACCGCTAACCTGGCCGTATGACCACCGCGATCCCGGCCGAGCAGGCTGTGTGCCGCACCTCGATCACGAGCGAGCCGATCTCGGCGCAGGATGCTGTGGCGCTCGCGAGGCAGCTGAAGGCGCTCGCGGACCCCACTCGTCTGCGGCTGGTGTCCATGGTCGCGGCGTCTGAGAGCGGCGAGGCGTGCGTGTGCGATCTGACGGAGCCTTTGGATCTCGCCCAGCCGACGATCTCGCACCACCTGCGACTCCTCACGGACGCGGGCATCCTCTCGCGCACGAAGCGGGGGACCTGGTCGTACTACCGCCTCGTGCCTGGGGCGCTGCAAGGCATCGCCACTCCGCTCGCTGCCGGCTGACGTGACGGAGGTCGTCGTCGTCGGTGGCGGTCAAGCCGGTCTCGCCATCGGCTACCACCTGGCTCGGATGCAGCGCGATGCACGGCGGGGCCGACGCTCTGCCGCCCCCGAGTTCATCATCCTCGACGAGCGCAACGAGCCAGGCGGAGCATGGAGTGAGCTCTGGCCGAGCATGCGCCTGTTCTCACCTGCGAGCTCGTCGTCCCTTCCCGGCATGCGCATGTCGCCTAGCGCGGAGGAGACGGCGACTGCGTCAGAAGTGGTGCAGTACCTGCGCGACTACGCGGAACGCTATGCGCTGCCGATCTCCTGGGGCACACGCGTCGATCGGGTGGCACGCGAGACAGACGGATCCTTCATCCTGCACGCGGCAAGGCACGAGCAACGCGCGCAGGCAGTGGTGATGGCTACGGGCTCGTGGCGGCGGCCATTCGTGCCGACAGCCCCGGGCCTCGCCGAGTATTGCGGCGAGCAGCTGCACACCATCGACTATGCAGGCCCCGAGCATTTCGTCGGGCGCCGCGTGGCGGTCGTCGGAGGCGGCAACAGCGGAGCGCAGATCGCCGCAGACCTGGATGGCGTTGCTGCCGTCACCTGGGTGACGCGTCGTCCCCCGAAGTTCCTGCCCGACGAGATCGACGGGCGAGCGCTCTTCGAGGCGGCCTCGAAGCAGGCGATCGAGGGTGGCCGGGGTGTCGGGGAGCTCGGAGACATCGTGGCGGTGCCGTCTGTCCGGGCGGCGCGCGATCGCGGGCTTCGGGCGCGATGGGATCTGGAGCACTTCACCTCTCGTGGCGTCGCCTGGCGCGATGGCTCCGAGACCGAACTGGACGCGGTGATCTGGTGCACCGGATTCCGTCCTGATCTTGGAACGCTCAGCGCGATCGATCTCGCTCGCAGCGGAGGCATTCCCGCGACTCGACCCGAGCTGCCGACCGCATCCGCATCGATTCCGGGACTCTACTTCCTCGGCTATGGCGATTGGTGCGGCGCGGCGTCTGCGACGCTCGTCGGCGTCGGACGCATGGCGCGCGCCACCGCCGAGCACCTCGATTTGATGCATCGACAGACATCGATATAACGTAAGACATCGACGCGCATCGATCTGTGCGCATCTCGAACCCCGCACGGAAGCAGCCCATGATCTACGTCGCGCTCGCCATCTTCGCCATCACCCTGATCCTCGTCATCTGGCAGCCGAAAGGGCTTGGCATCGGATGGACGGCGCTGGGCGGCGCGGTGCTGGCCCTACTGACGGGTGTCGTGAGCCTGTCGGATGTGCCCGTGGTCTGGGATCTCGTGTGGAACGCGACGTTCGCGTTCGTGGCGATCGTCATCATCTCGCTCGTGCTCGACGAGGCAGGCTTCTTCGAGTGGGCAGCGCTGCACGTCGCCCGGTGGGGCCGCGGCAACGGCCGCCTGCTATTCGCGCTCATCGTGCTGCTCGGAGCTGGCATCGCCGCCGTCTTCGCGAACGACGGCGCAGCCCTGATCCTCACCCCGATCGTCATCCAGATGCTTGTCGCCCTGCGGTTCCCGGCAGCCGCGTCTCTGGCGTTCGTCATGGCATGCGGGTTCATCGCGGACGCGGGCAGCCTGCCGCTCGTCGTCTCGAACCTCGTCAACATCGTCACGGCCGACTTCTTCGACATCGGCTTCGCACGCTACGCGCAGGTCATGGTGCCGGTCGGCATCATCGCGGTGCTCGCCAGCCTCGCCATGCTGCTGCTGTACTTCCGACGCTCAATCCCTCGCACGTACGATCTCTCCGCGCTCGCCGCCCCGCGCTCCGCGGTGCGTGACGAACTGACCTTCCGCGCCGGATGGGTCGTGCTCGCCGTGCTGCTCGTCGGCTACTTCCTGGCCGAGCCTCTCCACATACCGCTCTCGGCCGTCGCCGGCGTCGGCGCGATCGCGCTCATGCTCGTCGCCGCGCGCCAGCCCGCGTTCGTGTTCGCGTCGGTGCGGCGCCGGGAGACGGTCGTCGTCGCCGCCGGAACGTCGTCGCTGGATGTCGTCGACTCGCCGAACGGCGGCGAGCGAGATGCCTCGCAGGGCGTGTCGGTGCGCCGGGTGCTGCGCGAAGCGCCCTGGCAGATCGTGCTCTTCTCGATCGGCATGTACCTCGTGGTCTACGGGCTGCGCAACGAGGGCATCACCGCCCAGCTCTCGTTAGTGTTCGCGGGCATCGCCGACGAGGGGGTCGTCGTCACAGCGCTGGGTGTCGGCGTCATCGTCGCTGTCCTGGCGTCGCTGATGAACAACATGCCGACGGTGCTGATCGCCGCGCTTGCGGTCGCAGGCGCCGGCACGACGGGGCTCGCCCATGAGACCATGGTCTACGCGACCGTCATCGGCGCTGACCTCGGCCCGAAGATCACGCCGATCGGCAGCCTCGCGACGCTCTTGTGGCTGCACGTGCTTGCCCGGAAGGGCATCGTGATCACCTGGGGCCAGTACTTCCGCACCGGCATCGTCCTTACGATCCCCGTGCTCATCGTCACACTGCTCGCGCTCGCGGGTTGGCTTCTGCTCCTCAGCGCCTGATCGCCTCGGCACCCGTATGCTCGGCCTGCTCGCGGGCCGCATGGCCCGGCTCGACGTCCCTGGAACGCGGGCGGTCGCCTTCTCGCTTGCGACCAGGAACTCGCTCGTCGTCCTCCCGCTCGCACTGGCATTGCCCGCGACACTCGGCATCGCCCCGCTCGCCGTCGTCACCCAAACCCTCGTCGAGCTGGTGGCCATGGTGGTGCTCGTGCGGCTGGTGCCACGCTTCATCCCAGAGCGTGTCAATCGTGGGCGCGGCTCATCGTCGCGTGGAGCTCACGACGTACGTTGATATCCCCGGTATCCAGTCAAGGTGGGTAGTACCCCCACTCGCACACTTGGTGTCACTCCCGTGCGGGCCGCAAGCTTGTCCGAAATCAGTGCCTGACCGGTGCTTTCTCCAGTTCAACTCCGCGCGACCCTCCTCCACGTCCTCGTAACGTCAGTGCCTGCTGTATATTCAGTGTGTGCTGACTATTACGAATCAACTGGACGTGATGCATCGGCTCGGGCGCGCCATGGCGGATCCGTCACGCTCGCGCATCTTGCTGACCTTGCTGCAGGGGCCGAACTATCCCGCTGTCCTTGCGCGCGAGCTCGAGCTGACACGCTCGAACGTATCGAACCATCTCGCCTGCCTGCGTGACTGCGGCATCGCCGTGGCCGAGCCTGAGGGCCGCCAGACGCGGTACGAGATCGCCGACCCGCACCTCGCGCGGGCGCTTACTGCGCTGGTCGAGGTGACGTTGGCTATCGACGAGCAAGCGCTATGCCTCGATCCGGAGTGCCCGGTCCCCGGCTGCTGCGAGTCGGCCCGATGAGCGCGGAGACGCTGACCGCGGCACGACGGAGCACTCTGCATCGCCGAGTGCGGTTCATCGTCGGCTTCACGATCACCTACAACGTCATCGAGGCGATTGTCGCGATCTGGGCGGGCTCGATGGCCTCCTCGGCCGCGCTGATCGGGTTCGGGCTCGATTCGATCGTCGAGGTGCTCTCTGCGGCAGCGGTCGCGTGGCAGTTCACGCGCAAGGATCCGGAACGGTGGGAGAAGGTGACTGTCCGAGCGATCGGCATCGCGTTCTTTGCTCTCGCCGCGTACGTCATCATCGACGCGGTGCTCACGCTGACCGGAGTGGAAGAGGTCGATCACAGCCCGCTCGGTATCGGCATCGCCACCCTCAGCCTGCTCGTCATGCCGGCTCTAGCCTGGTTCGAGTTCCGCACCGGTCGCGAGCTGGGTTCGCGCAGCGTGCAGGCGGACGCCAAGCAGCTGCTCCTGTGCATCTACCTGTCGGGCACGGTGCTCATCGGCCTGTTGCTCAACCTGCTCTTCGGCTGGATGTGGGCAGATTCCGTGGCTGCACTCATCGTCGCCGGGCTCGCGATCCGCGAAGGGGTCGAGGCGTGGCGCGGCGATGTCGAATCGCCCTTCGAAGTCCTGGGCGAGCTCGAGGCGAAGGACAACTAGATGCTCGCGACCATTGCCTCCGCGATCGGCATGTTCGCGGCAACCAACATCGACGACATCGTCATACTCACCGTGCTCTTCCTCGCTTCATCCCGCGGCGGGCCGCGGCCCTGGCAGATCATCCTCGGCCAGTACCTGGGATTCGCGACGCTCGTTGCGATCAGCGTTGTCGCGGCACTCGGGCTCACGATCATCCCGGACGAGTGGGTCGGCTTCCTCGGCCTCATCCCGCTGCTGATCGGTGTAATCGGACTCATCCGGGGACTGCGCGAGCGCGACGATGCAGATCCTGACGAGTCGGCGATGAAGAACCTCGGCCTGCTCGGCATCGCCGGAATCACCATCGCGAATGGGGCGGACAACATCAGCCTCTACACGCCGGTGTTCCGAACCATCTCGCCCGCCGACACCGCGATCACCATCGTCGTGTTCCTCGCTCTGGTGAGCGTCTGGTGCCTCTTCGGGAAGCTCATCGGCACGCACAAGGCCGTCACCGAGACCCTCGAGCGGATCGAGCACTGGCTGGTCCCCGCCGTGTTCATCGGCCTCGGCCTGTTCATCCTGATCGAATCCGGCGTCACCCCCCGCCTATTCGAAGCACTGGCCTGATGTCGACGACTGGCAACAGCTCACCAAGTCCCTCGGCGGCACAGACAGCCGTCGCGGGGGGCGC
The window above is part of the Agrococcus sp. ARC_14 genome. Proteins encoded here:
- a CDS encoding arsenic transporter; amino-acid sequence: MYVALAIFAITLILVIWQPKGLGIGWTALGGAVLALLTGVVSLSDVPVVWDLVWNATFAFVAIVIISLVLDEAGFFEWAALHVARWGRGNGRLLFALIVLLGAGIAAVFANDGAALILTPIVIQMLVALRFPAAASLAFVMACGFIADAGSLPLVVSNLVNIVTADFFDIGFARYAQVMVPVGIIAVLASLAMLLLYFRRSIPRTYDLSALAAPRSAVRDELTFRAGWVVLAVLLVGYFLAEPLHIPLSAVAGVGAIALMLVAARQPAFVFASVRRRETVVVAAGTSSLDVVDSPNGGERDASQGVSVRRVLREAPWQIVLFSIGMYLVVYGLRNEGITAQLSLVFAGIADEGVVVTALGVGVIVAVLASLMNNMPTVLIAALAVAGAGTTGLAHETMVYATVIGADLGPKITPIGSLATLLWLHVLARKGIVITWGQYFRTGIVLTIPVLIVTLLALAGWLLLLSA
- a CDS encoding cation transporter codes for the protein MSAETLTAARRSTLHRRVRFIVGFTITYNVIEAIVAIWAGSMASSAALIGFGLDSIVEVLSAAAVAWQFTRKDPERWEKVTVRAIGIAFFALAAYVIIDAVLTLTGVEEVDHSPLGIGIATLSLLVMPALAWFEFRTGRELGSRSVQADAKQLLLCIYLSGTVLIGLLLNLLFGWMWADSVAALIVAGLAIREGVEAWRGDVESPFEVLGELEAKDN
- a CDS encoding NAD(P)-binding domain-containing protein — translated: MTLITLTPPPVQHRTESLPVAIIGAGPIGLAAAAHLIERGIAVRIYEAGETVADSMRQWGHVRLFSPWRYLVDDSARRLLEPSGWQVPDPSVLPTGHELIDQYLIPLASTPSIADGLVLGAEVVGIARAGMDRTRTQGRSGAPFTIRFRTPEGDIVEERARFVIDASGTYRSPNSLSSDGLEPIGAEAAADRIERAMPDVLGSDRERFAGRTVAVVGAGHSAANTLLALAQLAEEEPSTRVLWCIRNASAVRVTTSEDDELIARAALDGRVEELVRQGRIERLDRFEIARLERTAEGVELIGRRGGEPMRIEVDRVVNATGYRPDLAMLREIRLDLDDIVEAPRLLAPLIDPNEHTCGTVEAHGFGELRQPEEGFFILGMKSYGRAPTFLLATGHEQVRSVAAWMAGDSAAVAARELGLPATGVCSTDVGGSGCCA
- a CDS encoding arsenate reductase ArsC; the encoded protein is MTRPDRSIVGPTLDAASATTRVAQLRTLSDPVLLRLLSAVATAAAIDGPELGLDDAGMRSGIAALRTVGLIEFHNGRPTASADALMRFGRLLVADDATASSAAAPPAGDVPPAIAKVAADLAYRFSSVFAAETVQRYVAESYTLLLNRSRIEMHVPSLTARFAAERLGALATAEGRTFTSAPEVLFVCVQNAGRSQIAAAVLRHLVGRRVNVRTAGSAPAARVHPEIVDVLDEVGIPIAAEFPKPLTDEVVKAADVVITMGCGDACPVFPGRRYLDWQLDDPVGLPRHEQQRVRDEIRHRVEQLIDELGLSR
- a CDS encoding metalloregulator ArsR/SmtB family transcription factor, coding for MTTAIPAEQAVCRTSITSEPISAQDAVALARQLKALADPTRLRLVSMVAASESGEACVCDLTEPLDLAQPTISHHLRLLTDAGILSRTKRGTWSYYRLVPGALQGIATPLAAG
- a CDS encoding cadmium resistance transporter, yielding MLATIASAIGMFAATNIDDIVILTVLFLASSRGGPRPWQIILGQYLGFATLVAISVVAALGLTIIPDEWVGFLGLIPLLIGVIGLIRGLRERDDADPDESAMKNLGLLGIAGITIANGADNISLYTPVFRTISPADTAITIVVFLALVSVWCLFGKLIGTHKAVTETLERIEHWLVPAVFIGLGLFILIESGVTPRLFEALA
- a CDS encoding NAD(P)-binding domain-containing protein; amino-acid sequence: MTEVVVVGGGQAGLAIGYHLARMQRDARRGRRSAAPEFIILDERNEPGGAWSELWPSMRLFSPASSSSLPGMRMSPSAEETATASEVVQYLRDYAERYALPISWGTRVDRVARETDGSFILHAARHEQRAQAVVMATGSWRRPFVPTAPGLAEYCGEQLHTIDYAGPEHFVGRRVAVVGGGNSGAQIAADLDGVAAVTWVTRRPPKFLPDEIDGRALFEAASKQAIEGGRGVGELGDIVAVPSVRAARDRGLRARWDLEHFTSRGVAWRDGSETELDAVIWCTGFRPDLGTLSAIDLARSGGIPATRPELPTASASIPGLYFLGYGDWCGAASATLVGVGRMARATAEHLDLMHRQTSI
- a CDS encoding metalloregulator ArsR/SmtB family transcription factor, which codes for MGEPAIERPRDHRAPLDRSGAERIAHTLRALADPTRLQVLSVIAQSPIGEVTVGALAESLELTQPTVTHHVRILVGEGVLVREQRGRQVWLSLAPDRRDDVNDLLR
- a CDS encoding metalloregulator ArsR/SmtB family transcription factor — encoded protein: MLTITNQLDVMHRLGRAMADPSRSRILLTLLQGPNYPAVLARELELTRSNVSNHLACLRDCGIAVAEPEGRQTRYEIADPHLARALTALVEVTLAIDEQALCLDPECPVPGCCESAR